One segment of Bacillus alkalisoli DNA contains the following:
- a CDS encoding ArsR/SmtB family transcription factor: MVSKNLVCETTIINEQKVKRVKKVIDEKVTIDVAKFFRALSDPTRLKISYALYKGEELCVCDVAEIVGSTNATASHHLRLLRDLGLAKYRKEGKLVYYSLDDDHVKQLIEIAYEHQKEVTERGK; this comes from the coding sequence ATGGTTAGTAAAAACTTAGTTTGTGAAACAACTATAATAAATGAACAAAAAGTTAAAAGGGTAAAAAAAGTAATAGATGAAAAAGTAACAATAGATGTGGCTAAATTTTTCCGTGCATTATCTGATCCAACTAGGTTGAAAATTAGTTATGCATTATATAAAGGGGAAGAGTTATGTGTGTGTGATGTTGCAGAGATAGTTGGTTCGACAAATGCGACTGCCTCACACCACCTAAGACTTCTGAGAGATTTAGGTTTAGCCAAATACAGAAAAGAAGGTAAGCTAGTTTATTATTCTTTAGATGATGATCATGTGAAACAGTTAATTGAAATTGCTTATGAACACCAAAAGGAAGTGACCGAACGTGGAAAATAA
- a CDS encoding heavy metal translocating P-type ATPase, with product MENKKEYRLQGLTCTNCAAKFETNVKEITGVEEAKINYGAAKITVYGKTTIKELEKAGAFDQIKVTELAHNVSEEQKVPLYQKHWRVLLSFVALIVGWYFFFTLGEDHYATISAFAVTIIVGGYRLFLIGLKNLSRLQFDMKTLMTIAIIGAAIIGEWAEGATVVILFAISEALETYSMEKARSSIRSLMNIAPKKALIKRNNEERYVSVEEIEVNDIMIVKPGEKLAMDGKILRGVAAINTAAITGESIPLTKTIGDDVYAGTLNEDGFIEVEVTKRVEDTTLSKIIYLVEEAQAERAPSQAFVDKFAKYYTPLIMVIAFLVAVIPPLLFGLSWEAWIYQGLAVLVVGCPCALVISTPISIVTAIGNAARNGVLIKGGIHLEQLGAIRAIAFDKTGTLTKGTPVVTDVIELEASNEELLKKVMAIEKGSSHPLAKSIVNHIEKIKMGESKTLDVENIIAIPGKGVSGTINGEKYNIGSPNWFMESEHPTISSYINRITELQNEGKTVMVAGTPQRIEGIIALRDEVRTSSKNVISKLKEFGIEKTVLLTGDNKRTAEVIKHQLGVDEVHAELLPEQKLRLVKKLRDNYNHVAMVGDGINDAPALAAADIGVAMGGAGTDTALETADVALMADDLQKLPYAISLSKKTLQIIKQNIAFSIGLKILALLLVIPGWLTLWIAIFADMGATVLVTLNSLRLLKIKNK from the coding sequence GTGGAAAATAAAAAAGAATATCGGTTACAAGGATTAACATGCACAAATTGTGCAGCCAAATTTGAAACAAATGTAAAAGAGATTACAGGCGTCGAGGAGGCAAAAATAAACTACGGAGCGGCAAAAATTACGGTTTATGGAAAAACGACCATTAAAGAGTTAGAAAAAGCAGGGGCGTTTGATCAAATTAAAGTAACAGAGTTAGCTCATAATGTTTCAGAAGAACAGAAAGTTCCTCTTTATCAGAAGCATTGGCGTGTTTTGTTATCATTTGTAGCTTTAATTGTTGGTTGGTATTTTTTCTTTACATTGGGTGAAGACCATTACGCGACAATAAGTGCATTCGCCGTAACGATTATTGTTGGAGGATATCGATTGTTTCTTATCGGTCTGAAAAACTTATCAAGGCTTCAATTCGATATGAAAACGCTAATGACAATAGCGATTATTGGTGCAGCCATCATTGGGGAATGGGCAGAAGGTGCGACGGTCGTTATTTTGTTTGCTATAAGTGAAGCACTAGAAACGTATTCAATGGAAAAAGCTAGATCATCTATTCGTTCCTTAATGAATATTGCCCCTAAAAAAGCGTTAATAAAACGTAATAACGAAGAGCGATATGTTTCTGTAGAAGAAATTGAAGTAAATGATATTATGATTGTAAAACCTGGTGAGAAGCTTGCGATGGATGGAAAGATTTTAAGAGGGGTTGCTGCTATAAACACCGCTGCGATTACTGGGGAAAGTATACCATTAACAAAAACCATTGGTGATGACGTTTATGCCGGAACGCTTAACGAAGATGGGTTTATAGAAGTGGAAGTAACAAAACGTGTAGAAGATACAACGCTTTCTAAAATAATATATTTAGTGGAGGAAGCTCAAGCGGAACGTGCTCCATCTCAAGCGTTTGTAGATAAATTTGCCAAGTATTATACACCTTTAATAATGGTAATTGCATTTTTAGTGGCTGTAATTCCACCACTACTTTTTGGCTTATCTTGGGAAGCATGGATATATCAAGGTTTAGCAGTACTTGTTGTAGGTTGCCCTTGTGCACTAGTTATTTCCACACCTATTTCCATCGTTACAGCAATCGGAAATGCAGCTAGAAACGGAGTGCTGATAAAAGGAGGGATTCACCTAGAGCAATTAGGGGCCATTCGAGCGATCGCTTTTGACAAAACAGGTACATTAACAAAGGGGACTCCTGTTGTTACAGATGTTATAGAGTTGGAAGCTTCTAATGAAGAACTATTAAAAAAGGTTATGGCTATTGAAAAAGGATCTAGTCATCCTTTAGCAAAATCAATTGTTAATCATATAGAAAAGATTAAGATGGGTGAATCAAAAACGTTAGACGTAGAAAACATCATCGCTATTCCTGGAAAAGGAGTATCGGGAACGATAAACGGGGAGAAATATAATATTGGAAGTCCTAATTGGTTTATGGAAAGTGAGCACCCAACAATCTCTTCTTATATCAATAGAATAACGGAATTGCAAAATGAAGGAAAGACGGTAATGGTTGCAGGGACTCCTCAAAGAATAGAAGGAATTATTGCGCTGCGAGACGAAGTTAGAACTTCAAGCAAAAATGTAATATCAAAGCTAAAGGAATTTGGTATAGAGAAAACAGTGTTATTAACAGGGGACAATAAACGAACCGCTGAAGTAATAAAGCATCAACTCGGAGTAGATGAAGTACACGCTGAACTTTTACCTGAACAAAAGCTACGTTTAGTTAAAAAACTAAGAGATAACTATAACCACGTTGCGATGGTAGGGGATGGAATAAATGATGCTCCAGCATTAGCTGCCGCTGATATTGGTGTTGCAATGGGAGGAGCAGGTACTGATACCGCACTAGAAACAGCAGACGTGGCATTAATGGCAGACGACCTACAAAAACTACCTTACGCCATTAGTTTAAGCAAAAAAACATTGCAAATTATTAAGCAAAATATCGCATTTTCAATAGGGCTAAAAATATTGGCTTTATTATTAGTAATACCTGGCTGGTTAACGTTATGGATTGCCATTTTTGCGGATATGGGTGCAACGGTTCTTGTAACGTTAAATAGTTTGAGGTTGCTGAAGATTAAGAATAAATAA
- a CDS encoding endolytic transglycosylase MltG translates to MKTTFRALAVGILFATGVTGCAYTIEGKKEVALTEEQIQSYVAENNLFLLTKEEYDSLLPSMEEEKVEEQEAEVAEESPKDSEEPKEEEKVEEEPKVYTFEIKSGVPTQIAAEQLESDGLIESAKDFIKFLGDAGLEKKVRAGTYEIQTGMSYREIAEIITR, encoded by the coding sequence ATGAAGACGACTTTCCGAGCATTAGCAGTTGGAATTCTTTTTGCAACCGGCGTAACTGGATGTGCTTACACTATTGAAGGAAAAAAAGAAGTAGCCCTAACAGAAGAACAAATTCAGTCTTATGTTGCAGAAAATAATCTTTTTTTGTTAACAAAAGAAGAATATGATAGTCTATTACCTTCTATGGAAGAAGAAAAGGTAGAAGAACAAGAGGCTGAAGTAGCTGAAGAATCTCCAAAGGATTCTGAAGAGCCGAAAGAAGAAGAAAAAGTAGAGGAAGAACCTAAAGTTTATACGTTTGAAATAAAAAGTGGTGTTCCTACTCAAATTGCTGCAGAACAACTAGAGTCAGACGGATTGATTGAGAGTGCAAAAGATTTTATTAAGTTTCTAGGAGATGCTGGATTAGAGAAGAAAGTACGTGCAGGAACTTATGAAATTCAAACAGGCATGTCTTACCGTGAAATTGCGGAAATCATTACAAGATAA
- a CDS encoding glycosyltransferase family 4 protein: protein MSSTITTMLQPSYEQKRKILILSSEYPPNMEGGLGTHVEGLSSFLAKDYVVHVITPNILGAPSYQLYKEVHVHRVDTINNESEHLIEWIGQVNIAIVEKVLELRSEHSFQLIHAHDWLVGYAAITLKVECNVPLIITIHSTEYGRSKVNGFIGDIQHKINEIESLLLKKSDKIIVCSKGMLDEVCFIEEVKGKTTIIPNGIQIEEQNRSSSNPSYLEKKKVVLAIGRLVPEKGFQHLVQAAAIVSNQIEDVLFVLAGVGPMKKNLEKQVKRLGLESSFLFVGYVKSAEKKALIQSSDVVVIPSLYEPFGIVAIEAMKERKPVIAASIGGLKSIIKHEHDGLLVECTNRNELAQAISRILHNEQESATFGEHAYEKVRIHYSWKRVITLTKSVYNHVLR from the coding sequence ATGAGTTCAACAATTACCACTATGTTACAACCTTCCTATGAACAAAAAAGAAAGATTCTAATCCTATCTTCAGAGTACCCTCCAAACATGGAAGGAGGGCTTGGAACACATGTAGAAGGACTAAGTAGTTTTTTAGCAAAAGATTACGTAGTGCATGTCATCACACCAAATATACTGGGTGCGCCATCCTATCAACTGTATAAAGAAGTCCATGTTCATCGAGTTGACACTATTAATAATGAAAGTGAACATTTAATAGAATGGATTGGTCAAGTGAATATAGCTATTGTGGAAAAGGTGTTAGAGTTACGTAGTGAGCATAGCTTTCAATTAATACACGCTCACGATTGGCTCGTTGGATATGCAGCCATAACATTGAAGGTAGAGTGTAATGTACCATTAATTATAACCATCCATTCGACAGAATATGGTCGTAGTAAAGTAAATGGATTTATTGGAGATATTCAACATAAAATTAACGAGATAGAAAGTTTACTATTGAAAAAGTCTGACAAGATAATTGTTTGCAGTAAAGGTATGTTAGATGAAGTGTGTTTTATAGAGGAAGTTAAGGGAAAAACAACTATTATTCCTAATGGGATACAAATAGAAGAACAAAACCGGTCTTCTAGTAATCCATCATATTTAGAAAAGAAGAAAGTAGTCTTAGCAATAGGAAGGTTGGTTCCAGAAAAAGGTTTTCAACATCTTGTACAAGCTGCAGCAATTGTATCCAATCAAATAGAAGATGTGTTATTTGTTTTAGCAGGAGTAGGTCCAATGAAAAAAAATCTTGAAAAACAAGTAAAAAGACTAGGTTTAGAGTCATCCTTTCTATTTGTAGGGTACGTGAAAAGTGCTGAGAAGAAAGCATTGATACAAAGTAGTGATGTAGTTGTTATACCTAGTTTATATGAACCGTTTGGAATTGTTGCGATTGAAGCGATGAAAGAACGTAAACCGGTCATTGCTGCCTCTATTGGTGGATTAAAATCAATCATTAAACATGAGCATGACGGACTCCTAGTAGAATGTACAAACCGAAATGAACTCGCTCAGGCCATAAGTCGTATTTTACATAATGAACAAGAATCTGCCACATTTGGGGAGCATGCGTATGAAAAAGTTAGAATACACTATAGTTGGAAACGGGTGATAACATTAACAAAAAGTGTATATAATCATGTATTACGTTAA
- a CDS encoding nucleotidyltransferase family protein: MKAVILAGGLGTRLLPLTETTPKPLVPLQNKPVMEYSIELLKKHGITEIIVTICYLSEKIKNYFGDGSKWGVHITYVEEIEPLGTAGCVKFAKIFLEDTFLVISGDALTDFNLQKGIDFHEKHEALMTIFMAKTKYPTYYGIMKVNADGEIIAFKEKPKSNEVFSNIVNTGIYVVNPKIFSYFPNKEAIDFSKDILPILLQNGSKIIGYLAEGYWIDIGNHAQYEQAKEDLKQNKVSVIENEGQMFSTRLWKMIMKKKQKKKEIK; the protein is encoded by the coding sequence GTGAAGGCGGTTATTTTAGCAGGAGGGCTTGGTACGAGGCTATTACCGTTAACAGAAACAACACCGAAACCATTAGTGCCATTACAAAATAAACCTGTTATGGAGTATAGTATTGAACTATTAAAAAAACATGGAATAACAGAAATTATTGTAACAATTTGCTATTTAAGTGAGAAAATTAAAAATTATTTCGGTGATGGTTCAAAATGGGGAGTACACATTACGTATGTGGAAGAAATAGAGCCACTTGGAACAGCAGGTTGTGTTAAATTTGCTAAAATATTTTTAGAAGATACGTTCTTAGTCATTAGTGGAGATGCATTAACTGATTTTAATTTACAAAAGGGAATTGATTTTCACGAGAAGCACGAAGCATTAATGACAATCTTTATGGCTAAAACGAAATATCCAACTTACTACGGAATTATGAAAGTAAATGCAGATGGTGAAATCATTGCGTTTAAAGAAAAACCAAAAAGTAATGAGGTTTTTAGTAATATAGTCAATACAGGAATATACGTAGTAAATCCGAAAATATTTTCTTACTTTCCAAATAAAGAAGCGATCGATTTCAGCAAAGATATATTACCTATTCTTTTACAAAATGGGAGTAAAATCATCGGTTATTTAGCAGAAGGGTATTGGATAGATATAGGCAATCATGCTCAATACGAACAGGCAAAGGAAGATCTAAAGCAAAATAAAGTTAGTGTGATAGAGAATGAAGGACAAATGTTTTCAACGCGTTTATGGAAGATGATTATGAAGAAAAAGCAAAAGAAAAAAGAAATAAAATAA
- the rpmG gene encoding 50S ribosomal protein L33, which yields MRVQVTLACTESGDRNYITTKNKRNNPDRLELKKYSPRLKKVTVHRETK from the coding sequence ATGCGTGTACAAGTAACTTTAGCTTGCACTGAGAGTGGTGACCGTAACTACATCACTACTAAAAATAAACGTAACAACCCAGATCGTCTTGAGCTTAAGAAATATAGCCCAAGATTAAAAAAGGTAACAGTTCACCGTGAAACAAAGTAA
- a CDS encoding 5-formyltetrahydrofolate cyclo-ligase, whose translation MKEIKNKLRKEMKAKLKCYTEQEHTNMSTYIQKHLFETKQWQDAKTIGITVSRFPEVRTDEIIEKAWNEGKKIAVPKCNPTSSTMDFYEIVSFHELEVVYFGLREPIVSKTKYVPPSEIDLIIVPGLIFDKEGYRIGFGGGYFDRYLQKFHGRKISLAFYTQVNEEVPRESFDIPVEAIITNEGVLTC comes from the coding sequence ATGAAAGAGATAAAAAATAAACTTAGAAAAGAAATGAAAGCAAAGCTCAAATGTTACACAGAGCAAGAACATACAAATATGTCTACATACATACAAAAACACCTTTTTGAAACAAAACAGTGGCAAGATGCTAAAACTATCGGAATTACGGTATCACGATTTCCAGAAGTGCGTACAGATGAGATTATCGAAAAAGCTTGGAACGAAGGAAAGAAAATTGCAGTGCCTAAATGTAATCCAACATCTAGTACGATGGACTTCTATGAAATTGTAAGCTTTCACGAATTAGAAGTAGTTTATTTTGGACTAAGAGAACCGATAGTGAGTAAAACAAAATATGTACCGCCATCAGAAATAGATTTAATAATCGTACCAGGTCTTATTTTTGATAAAGAAGGTTACCGCATTGGTTTTGGTGGTGGATATTTTGATCGTTATCTACAAAAATTCCACGGCCGAAAAATCTCTTTAGCATTTTATACTCAAGTTAACGAAGAAGTTCCAAGAGAAAGCTTTGATATTCCAGTGGAAGCAATTATTACGAACGAAGGTGTTCTTACGTGTTAA
- a CDS encoding DUF92 domain-containing protein, translated as MLSNPILMISGIVFVAVIGYLLKALSFSGAIGTIIVGCFISLGFKGEGLLLIGAFFASSSLWSKIKKKQKTSGIIQKGSRRDIIQVFANGAIPASLSLVYYLYPHEWILVGFITAIAVANSDTWASEIGPFSKTKPIHILTLRKVEAGTSGAVSNLGTIASFLGSLFIAIIGLLLFEVGYIMAGWITLFGMVGCFLDTIVGATVQAQYTCKKCGQTTELTEHCKESTVLTKGIRIVNNDLVNVMAIILATTVSMLGWKMLF; from the coding sequence GTGTTAAGTAATCCAATCCTTATGATCTCTGGTATTGTTTTCGTTGCTGTTATAGGATATTTATTAAAAGCATTAAGTTTTTCAGGAGCTATCGGAACCATTATCGTTGGTTGCTTCATTTCATTAGGATTTAAAGGAGAAGGGCTGTTACTCATTGGTGCTTTTTTTGCAAGCTCAAGTCTATGGAGCAAAATCAAAAAGAAGCAAAAAACATCCGGAATTATTCAAAAAGGTAGTAGACGAGATATCATTCAAGTCTTTGCAAACGGCGCAATACCGGCTAGTTTAAGTTTGGTTTATTATCTGTACCCACATGAATGGATTTTAGTCGGTTTTATAACAGCTATCGCTGTAGCGAATTCGGATACTTGGGCTTCTGAAATAGGGCCTTTTAGCAAAACGAAACCGATACATATTCTCACTTTAAGAAAAGTAGAAGCAGGAACATCAGGTGCGGTATCGAATCTAGGAACAATTGCCAGTTTTCTTGGTTCATTATTTATTGCAATTATTGGCCTTTTACTTTTTGAGGTGGGTTATATAATGGCAGGGTGGATTACGTTGTTTGGAATGGTAGGTTGTTTTCTGGATACGATAGTAGGTGCTACTGTTCAAGCACAATATACGTGCAAAAAGTGTGGGCAAACAACAGAACTTACAGAACATTGTAAAGAAAGTACGGTATTAACAAAAGGAATACGAATAGTAAACAATGATTTGGTAAATGTAATGGCGATCATCCTAGCAACAACAGTATCTATGCTGGGTTGGAAAATGCTGTTTTGA
- a CDS encoding L-lactate dehydrogenase codes for MANGINRVVLIGTGFVGSSYAFALLNQGVTEELVLIDLNKEKSEGDAMDLNHGIAFSPAPTKIWYGDYTDSKDADIVVISAGANQKPGETRLDLVEKNTKIFKSIVEQVMGNGFDGIFLVATNPVDILTYVTWKYSGLPKERVIGSGTILDTARFRYLLGDYFQVDARNVHAYIIGEHGDTELPVWSRADIGGKPILDMMAEKEGYKEEDLEEIFVNVRDAAYHIIERKGATYYGIAMGLVRLTKAILQNENSILTVSAYLEGQYDSEDIYIGVPAIVNRNGIREIVELDLCEKEKEQFKHSVQVLTDIKNKINF; via the coding sequence ATGGCAAATGGAATCAATCGTGTAGTACTTATAGGAACTGGATTTGTAGGTTCAAGTTATGCTTTTGCATTATTAAATCAAGGTGTAACAGAAGAACTTGTATTAATAGATTTAAATAAAGAAAAATCAGAAGGAGATGCAATGGATTTAAATCATGGTATTGCATTCTCTCCTGCACCTACGAAAATTTGGTATGGTGATTATACAGACAGCAAAGATGCAGATATCGTTGTAATAAGTGCAGGTGCAAATCAAAAGCCAGGTGAAACAAGACTTGATTTAGTAGAAAAAAACACTAAAATTTTCAAAAGCATTGTCGAACAAGTAATGGGAAATGGTTTTGACGGTATTTTCTTAGTAGCGACGAACCCAGTTGACATTTTAACTTATGTAACATGGAAATATTCTGGCTTACCAAAAGAAAGAGTCATCGGATCTGGTACCATTCTAGATACTGCAAGATTCCGTTATTTGCTAGGTGACTACTTCCAAGTGGATGCGAGAAATGTGCATGCATACATTATTGGAGAACATGGAGATACAGAGTTACCGGTATGGAGTAGAGCGGATATTGGTGGAAAACCAATTTTAGACATGATGGCAGAAAAAGAAGGTTATAAAGAAGAAGATTTAGAAGAAATCTTTGTAAATGTTCGTGATGCCGCTTACCATATTATCGAAAGAAAAGGCGCGACTTATTACGGCATTGCCATGGGTCTCGTTCGATTAACAAAAGCGATTTTACAAAATGAAAATTCTATCTTAACTGTATCCGCCTATCTAGAGGGGCAATATGATAGCGAAGACATCTACATTGGAGTACCAGCTATCGTTAATAGAAACGGCATACGTGAAATTGTAGAACTAGATTTATGCGAAAAAGAAAAAGAGCAATTCAAACACTCAGTTCAAGTCTTAACTGACATTAAAAATAAAATTAATTTCTAA